The Marinomonas sp. CT5 genome contains the following window.
ATGTTGCTGTCATTAGAACTCCCTTGATTGGCGATAAACCATACAAATATGATGAGCACCTTGTTGCTAGAGCCTTGCTATCGTTTGTTTGAATTTACAGCGATAAGGTAGCAAAAAACTTTGTGCTACCTTTAAATTGGGTATGAAGAAACATAGCTAAGATTAATTCTGGTTACGTGACGTAACATTTTTGTATTTTTAAAAACAATGTCTTAAGTGTCATAGTATATGGCATGTGGCACTGATCAAAAAGAGAGTGGTAATGAGTACAAGAGTACTGATTTGTGATGATTCAACGATTGCTCGTAAGCAACTGGCTAGAATCTTACCGACTGACTGGGATGTGGAAGTTGAGTTTGCTGAAGATGGCCAAGAAGCTTTAGATATTTTGTCTTCTTCGACGTTCGACATTTTATTCTTAGATTTGAATATGCCGGTAAAAGATGGTTATGAAACTCTTGAAGCTTTGCAAAATTTTGATCAGTCTCCCGACGTTATTGTTGTATCTGGCGATGTTCAACCAAAGGCTATTCAACGTGTAAAAGAGATGGGGGCTGTTGCTTTTCATAAAAAGCCCGCATCTGCCGAAGAGTTACGTAGCTTACTGATTTCTTTGAATCTCTTTTCGGCGGGAGAAGATGAAGAACAGCAAAAAATGGTTGTCGAGCAACCTACTGCAGCAGAGCAATTTACCTTCAATGATTGCTTGCAAGAAGTATCGAACATAGCCATGGGGCGTGCCGCAAGTGTATTAGCTGAGATGCTGAATGTGTTTGTTAAATTGCCAGTGCCAAGAGTGAATGTCTTGGAAGTGGGCGAATTGCAAATGGCTTTAGAGTACAGTGTTAAAGAAGACAGTTGTTCCGCCGTGTCTCAAGGTTTTGTCGGTTCCGGAGTTGCTTTTGAAACCTTGTTGATTTTTAGTGATTCCAGTTTTCCTGACATGGCCAAATTGCTTAATGTGACGGAAGAAATTGATGGTATCGTAGAAGTTGAACTTTTAATGGATGTGTCTTCTGTGTTAGTCGGACCATTTATTGATGCGTTTGGCAAACAATTGAATATCGACTTTAGTCATAGTCACCCCGTCCTTTTGGCACAACATGCCAAAGTCTCTGATTTGGTCAATGCCAAAAAGGCCAAATGGAAGCGCACACTATCCGTTGAAATTGTTTATGAAGTGGAAAACTATCAAATCAGTTGTGATTTGATGATGTTGTTTACAGAAGACTCTGTATCCATGCTAGAGAACTTGCTGTCCTATTTGGTTGAGGAAGAATAGATAAATGAGCAGTAACGCAGAAGATATGATGGAACTGCACTGGCTATTCGATATGCTTCAACATATCGATGTAGGCTTAGTAGTACTTAACGAGAAATATGAAATTAAACTGTGGAATAGTTTTATGGAAAACCACAGTGGTGTCAGTTCTTCTATTGCTAAAGAACAGTCTCTTTTTAGCGTTTTTCCCGATATCAACAGCAACTGGCTAGAGCGAAAGTTAGATAATGTAATTGCTCTACGAACGTCGATTTTTATTTCTTGGGAGCAGCGGCCGCATCTTTTTCCTTTTAAGGGATATCGCCCAATTACTGGGATGGCTGATAAAATGTTTCAGAATGTCGCCTTACGTCCCATTACCAATGCTGATGGTTCGGTAAAGTATGTTTGTATGGTGATTTATGATGTAACAGATGTCGCTACTAACAAAGAATCTTTATCCAATGCCAATAGCAAGTTGGATTTTCTTAGTAAAATGGACTCATTGACGCATTTACCTAATCGCGGCAGTGTGGATAAAAAACTGACAAGTGCATTTGAGCAATTTACACGTGATGGCGGCTCTTATTCTTTGGTGATGGCGGATATTGATTACTTTAAAAAAGTAAATGATCAGTATGGCCATCCGGTTGGTGATTTGGTTTTGCAAGAGGTATCTAAAGTACTTTCATTAAGTATTCGCAAAACAGATTTTGTCGGGCGGTATGGCGGTGAGGAGTTTATTATTTTCTTACCTAATACGGATGCTGCTGGGGCGCTATTTTTCTGTGAGTCGGTGCGAAAGAAAGTCGCCGATTTGAAAATTAAAACAGCCAGTGTAGAAATCTCAGTTACTATGAGTTTCGGTATTGCTGAAGTTCATAGCCAATGTAAAAGCGCATGCAATTGGCTTAAAGTAGCCGATGAGGCTTTATATAAAGCCAAAGAAAATGGCAGAAACCAGTCTGTTGTCGCTTCTAAAAGTTAGCATCATATCGTTCTTTAATTCGCCGGTAAGAACAATGCGGCTAAGTTATCTTCTGTCTTATCACCCTGTAGGCATAACCCTTCAGGGTCGATAAGAACTCGTCCTTTCATTGCTTCACGTCCTAATAGCATTCTATAACCCATACTATCTCGGTTAGTCAGTGTAACTTCGACTTCCCATGTTTTCTCGCCAAGAGACAGCGGCACGCGAATAACAGGTCGACTTTCTTTGTCGCCACTTGAGCTTTTTATAATACGCTGGTCTATCAGTTGCGCTTCGCAATTCACGGTTACTTTACGATTTTTTTGGAGAGGATGAACTTCAAAACGCACCCAATGTTCATCATCGCGAGAAAAACGTACAATATTAATGGCGTGTATTGAAGATGTTTTGGCTCCAGAGTCCACTCTGGCTTTGATAGCGGGAATATTGAGAGATGGAAAGGCACACCATTCATCACTACCAATGATCATTTTGGCTTCGTTTTTCTGATTCATAAACAATATGACACCTTTTATATAAAAAAACGGAATGCGCTATTTGTGGTGAAAACCTGCTTTCCGATAGAGGTGATTTATAGCCTAAAAATACGTCTAGGTTAAGCCTTTATTGATGCATAGCAAGGTTAACTGCTTTCCTGAATTGTCAGTATTAATTTCAGCTATTGTAATCATCTTATGTGAAGTTAATATGAGCGTACAAAAATACTTTATTGGAGTTGTAGATGAATGGCCGATTGATGCAAGAGTTGGAAGAGTTGGGTGGTGAAATACGCCCAGCAAGCTTAAGAAAGTGCGATGAGATCATTATCGAGCAACCGGGCTTTAGTGCAGTGATTGCACTTTGGGGCGGACATTTGGAAAGCTTTATTCCTTCTGGTCAAGAGGATTTGTTATTTCAGTCTACAAACCAAGGTGGAGAAGGGCGTTTTGGACGTCGTCATTTTGGTGTACCTGTATGTTGGCCTTGGTTTGGCGCACATGAAATGCATGCAGACTTTCCTGCACATGGTTTGGCGCGTTATTTTCGATGGGAGTTGATTGAAGCAGGACGTTTTAAAAATGGTGATGTAAAAATAGTCATCCGTCTCGCTTCTGAAGATCATCCTTTGATTGAAGAAATGTGGTCATTTGCCTTTGAATTACGCCAAGTTTTTCGTTTCTCAAATAAAGGCTTTCGTGTGAACTTTTCGGCAGCAAACCTATCTGAAAAAGCGATGCCAATTAGCGAAGCGCTTCACACTTATTTTAATGTATCGGACAATCGATTGGCTGAGATTCATGGGTTGGATCAGGTCAGTTATGTGGATAAGTTCGATAATGGCAATCGTCAGTTGCAGCAAGGTGTAGTGACTCCTTGTGAGTTAATGGATAGAGTGTATACATCAGCTCCAGAAAAATGTGAAATACGAGATGTCGGGTTAAACAGACGTTTAGTGATTAGCACAGAAGGTAGCAATAGCACTGTATTATGGAATCCAGGTGCGGAACTGGCAAAGCAACGTACTGATATGGAAGACGAGGACTATCGACGTTTTGTTTGTGTTGAAGCGGCTAATGCGCTTAGTGATGCTTACAATATTCCACCAGGTGAAATCCATCAGCTTAAATTAAAAGTGAAATGTAAGTCTCTAGTGGATGAATAATCAAACAGATAGTTTGGTCAACAAACATCCCGTTGGAATATTCCAGCGGGATGTTTGTTGACCATTTAACGAAAACTTTATGAAAAGAAGAAAGACTTAATCAATATTGTATTCCATGATCAATGGAGCATGATCTGAAAAACGCTGGCCTTTATAAATAGTGCCACCTTGAATCAAGTTTTTGATGCCAGGAGTCGTAATTTGGTAATCTAAACGACCGCCTTCATCTAGTTTCCAAGCACGTTCATAGTCAGGCCACCAAGTATATTGCTTGTCTTGCTTATTCACTTGGCGGAATGCATCAATGTATTCCATTTCATTGAAAATCTCGTTTATCCATTTACGTTCTTCTGGCAAGAAGCCTGAGTTACGTTGATTGACAAACCAGCTGCTCACATCGATAGGAGAGCGAGCGACATTGGCGGTACCACAGAAAATAAATTCTCGGCGTTTGCGACGGGTTTTAATTAAATGATTTTTAAACCCTTCCATAAAACGGTATTTGTGGTCTTGCAGTGCCTCTTCATGGTTTGATCCATGAGGTGTTAAAAAGGCACCTATGCTCACTTTATCGAAGTCTGCTTGAATAAAGCGGCCTTCAAAGTCGCACTCTGGGAATCCCATGCCTGTCATAATGGCTTTGGGCATGGTTTTACAATAAATGGCAACCCCTGCTTGTTCAGGGTTCTCCAGAGAGTCAAAGAAGTACGTGTTATACCCAGGTGGGAAAAACACACTATCATTTAGCGTGCGTTCGTCGGCCTGTATATCTTGCAGACATACAACATCTGGGTCCTGACGAACCATCCATTCAAAAAAGCCGCGGTCTGCTGCTTGTCTTATACCGTTTACATTAAGGCTGATGACCTTCATTTCTGGTCCCTACAATTCCTAGCCGTGTGTTATATTAGCGCCTATCCAATGTTGGCATGGCTTCGCTCGATCTTGGCGACGCTGTGTTGTTTACAATTTATCATCTTTCTGGAGTTGGCATGAAACCTTACCAAAGAGACTTTATCGAATTCGCGATTGAGCAAAATGTATTGCGCTTCGGCGAATTTACGCTTAAATCGGGTCGCGTAAGCCCTTATTTTTTTAATGCTGGCCTATTTAGTTCAGGTCAAGCGTTAGCAAAATTAGGACGGTTTTACGCTACCTCACTAATGGAAGCTAATGTTCCATTTGATGTCCTATTTGGTCCAGCCTACAAAGGCATTCCGTTGGCGACAACGACAGCTGTTGCTCTTTATGACAATCATAATGTAGACACACCATACGTTTTCAACCGTAAAGAAGCAAAAACTCACGGTGAAGGTGGTTCTCTTGTGGGGGCTCCTTTAGCTGGTAACGTCATGATTATTGACGACGTTATCACCGCTGGAACGGCCATTAGAGAAGTAATGTCTATTATTCAAGAAGCTAATGCAACTCCTGCTGGTGTATTGATCGCGCTAGACCGTCAAGAGAAAGGTCAAGGCGAGCTATCAGCCATCCAAGAAGTCGAACGAGACTTCGGTATGCCGGTTATTAGCATCGTATCTTTAAATGACATCATGACCTATTTGGCAGAACAGGATTCCCCTGAATTTGCTAAACATCTTGATGCCGTTAAAGCCTATCGTCTTAAGTACGGTATTTAATGCTAATAACACCAAATACGCTAAGGTTTGAGGTTTGCTTCAATCCTTAGCGATTTAGCATCAAGTTTTGTGCCAATACTGTCCATTGTTCCTGCCAAATTTCCATTGGCTTCACTTTAAACTCACTACGAACGTAATGGCGTATTTTTCCTTCAACAATCGCAATCAAAAAATTCGCACAAGGTGCAACCCCCATTGCTGGTCGCAAACCTTGTTTTAAATCTGCTTCACGAATGATTTGTTTTAACTGAGTTTCAATACGGTCAAATACTTGTGTAATACGAACACGTAAGCGCTCTGTCTCACCTGCTAAGGCATCAGCGGTAAGTAATCGACACATACCTGGGTTTTGTTCTGCAAAACCTAATATCAGTGTGACAATCATCTCGATGCGAGTAAGAGCACTACTTTCATCTTGAACAATACGGTTTATTCGAGTGAAAAGGCTTTCTTCGATAAATTCAATTAAGCCTTCAAACATCTTCGCTTTACTGGGAAAATGGCGATACAACGCGGCTTCAGATACGCCAACTTGCTTTGCTAGTGATGCCGTCGTGATGCGTGCGCCAGGACTCGTCTCTAGCATTTGAGCTAGTGCTTGCAGTATTTGTGTTCGGCGATCGTTTTTTTTGTTGCTCATTGTTCTTACCCAGTTTTTTACCATAGTTGTTAGTGTAGGCTATCAACAAACGCGAATACTTTATTCACTTACTTTGGTATTTGATATTAGTGTACCAACACCGGTATCAGTGAATATTTCCAATAAGGTCGCGTGTGGTACTCGACCGTCAATGATGTGAGCACTTGTTACACCTGAATTAACAGCGGAAAGTGCACAGCTAATTTTAGGTAACATGCCGCCGTAAATGGTGCCGTCGGCGATTAAGGTGTCCACTTGCGCCGTACTCAAGCCCGTCAGTACATTGCCTTGTTTATCCTGTACGCCAGAAATGTTGGTTAGCAGCATGAGTTTCTCAGCACCTACCGCTTCAGCCACTTTACCCGCTACGAGGTCTGCGTTGATATTATAAGAGTGACCTTCATCATCGACACCAATCGGTGCGATGACTGGAATCATATCGCTGCTCTCAAAAAATTTTAAGAAGCTTGTATCAATGCTAGCGACTTCGCCAACATGGCCAATGTCTACTTGCTCTGGTGAAGTCATGCCTTCAGCTTGGTGTTTTACAAACAGCTTTTTTGCTTTAATAAAGCGACTGTCTTTACCTGTAATGCCAATGGCTTTGCCACCTGCTTTACAAATCAAGTTAACAATTTCTTTGTTTACTTGACCACCCAGCACCATCTCAACCACATCCATGGTGGCAGTGTCTGTGACACGCATACCATTTATGAATTTAGACTCTATGTTTAGTTTCGTCAGCATGTCGCCAATTTGTGGCCCTCCACCATGCACAACGATGGGGTTTATGCCAATGGCTTTCATTAAAACGATATCTCGTGCAAACCCAGCTTGTAGCATTTCGTCTGTCATGGCATTGCCGCCGTATTTAATAACCAGTGTTTTACCGGCAAAGCGTTGAATGTAAGGCAGAGACTCACTTAAAACCTTGGCAACATCTAAAGCAGACTCACGAGAAAAAGCCACGTTTTACATACTCCTGTTAACAAAAATGGTTCGCATAGAAAATGATAAAAATTTTTTATAATTGTGGCAACTTGATGACAGTCAAGGCTGACAACGAGTGTAAGCAACCACTTATGGTTAAAATGATAACGTGATATTAGCGGATTAACTATATAAATTTGTATGAAACTTACGAAGTTTTGACTTATGAAAGTTAATTTCTTTTTTACTAGGTGAGATGAGTGAATGAATGTTGTAAGTCGCTCAAAAAAGATGAAATATTCTCATCTTTTTTGAGCAGCCGGTACTTATTTTGTGCCTGTGTGACCAAAGCCACCTGCGCCACGTTCTGTACTTTCGAATTCGGTAACGATATCAAATTCCGCTTGAACAACCGGTAATAAGACCAACTGAGCAACGCGCTCGCCGGGTTCGATAGTGAAGGTGGTTTGTCCACGATTCCAGCAAGACACCATGAGCTCACCTTGGTAATCAGAATCGATAAGTCCCACTAAATTACCTAACACTATACCGTGCTTATGTCCTAAACCTGAGCGAGGCAAAATTGTAGCCGCTAGATTTGGGTCTTGAATATAAATAGACAGGCCCGTTGGCAGTAGGGTCGTTTCGCCCGGAGCTAGGTCGATGGCTTGGTCAAGGCAGGCGCGTAAATCTAATCCAGCAGAACCTTCTGTTGCATAGGTCGGGAGTGGAATTTCTTTGCCGATTTTATCGCTCAGGATCTTTAATTGAATCGCTTGTTTCATAGCTATTTCTCTTTTTCTCTTAATATAAGTAAATCGTGTTAAGACGGTGATTGAATGTGTTGCTGAATACATTCAACGAGCTGGCTGGCTAACTCGCTTTTTGCGGCTTTGTCTGGCGACCAGGTCTTGTTGTGAGTAATCACAGTGACTTGGTTTTCGTCTTGATTAAAGCCAATATCGGCACGTGAGACATCGTTGGCAATGATCATGTCTAGTCCCTTACGCTCGAGTTTGCTTTTCGCGTATTCGATGACATTTTGTGTTTCTGCTGCAAAACCAACAATGGATTTGGCAAGCTTTTGCTGGGCAAGTGTGGCGATGATGTCTGGGTTTTTGACCAAGGTGAGTGTTAGCTCTTCTGTATCAGCCTGCTTTTTCATCTTTTGTTCACTGGCGATCTTCATTTTAAAGTCAGCCACGGCGGCAGCACCAATGAACACATCGGCTTGTGGTTGCATGCTTTGCTTGCATGCGGCTAGCATCTCATCAGCGCTTTTCACGGCAATAACATTGGCACCATCTGGTGGTGTGAGCTGTACTGGGCCGCTAACTAAAGTGACTTTTGCTCCGCGTGCTAATGCCGCCGTAGCTAGGGCATAGCCCATTTTTCCAGAACTGTGATTGCTGATAAAGCGAACAGGGTCGATGGCTTCCATGGTTGGACCTGCGGTAATCACCCAGTGTTGTCCAGTTAAGTCTTGTGCGATGGATGTGTCTTCAAAGTGAGTCGATATGGCGTTGAAAATATCGCTCGGCTCACTCATTCGCCCAGGGCCAATATCACCACAAGCCTGCGCGCCATCGGCAGGGCCAATGCTCAAAACACCTCGTTCAGTAAGAAGGGCGGCATTGGCTTGAGTGGCCGGGTGTCGCCACATGGCTTGGTTCATGGCTGGCGCGAGTAAGACGGGGGATTCGGTGGCTAAACACAAAGTGGTTAATAAGTCGTTAGCCATGCCTTGAGCGTAGCGTGCCATGAAATCGGCGGAAGCTGGCGCTATGACAATTAAATCGGCCCACTTAGCGAGTTCAATATGTCCCATTCCCGCTTCTGCATTTGGGTCTAATAATGTGCTACGTACTGGGTGGCCCGAAATGGCTTGCAGTGTCATCTCGGTCACAAAAGCTTTTGCACCGTCGGTTAATACGACTTGCACCTCAGCACCAGCCTTGGTCAATAAACGAATTAACTCGATGCTTTTATAGGCTGCGATGCCGCCTGTAATGCCTAATAAAATGCGTTTTTGAACGAGATTTGACATAAAAAACTTCTCAATTCGATTTGTGATAGATAAGGTTACAAATAAGGCGGGAAGCCTTTTGCGGTTGTTTTACATCACCGCTTTGCTATTTGCATGTCTAAATATGAGCAAGATTATCATGTATCAAGGAGTAGATCATGAGTATTAAGCATTGGCCTGAGCAGGAAAGGCCACGTGAGAAACTAATTCACCAAGGCGCTGACGCCTTAAGTGACTCTGAACTTTTAGCCATTTTTCTTCGTACCGGAACCCAAGGAATGAGTGCTGTTGAGCTGGCTCGGCAAGTATTGTCTCAATTTGGCGGTTTGCGCGCTTTAATGTCTGCCACGAGAGAGGAGTTTTGCCAAGGCTTTGGGTTGGGGGATGCAAAATACACTCAGCTACAGGCTGTCTTGGAAATGTCGAAGCGGCATTTGCAGGAGCAGTTGATGCGCGAAACTGTCTTTAGCAGTGCTGAGCAAGTCCGAACCTATCTTTCTTCACAGTTAAGACATTCACAGCGTGAAGTGTTTGCCGTGTTGTTTCTAGACACACAACACAGGTTGATCCGCTACCAAGAACTTTTTATGGGCACCATCGATGCCGCGGCTGTTTACCCTCGTGAGGTGGTTAAAGCCGCTTTGCAATTCAACGCTGCCGCGGTGATTCTCGCCCACAATCATCCTAGCGGCGTGGCCGAGCCGAGTCAGGCTGATATCAGCATTACAGAAAGAATCAAACGGGCTCTTGATCTCGTTGATGTGAGGTTGCTGGACCATTTTGTTGTTGGAGATGGCTCGCCTGTATCTCTCGCAGAGAGAGGGCTTTTATAGGTTTGATTAATTTAGGTTTTCAAAATAGAGAATGCTAAGAGCGTCCTAGATCGTGATCTAGGGCGCTCTTTAACTATATCGTACTTAATATTTTAGCTTCCATTGTCTAGACAGAGAGGCTGATATGAAAGTTCGAACTATTTTTTTTAGTGGGTTGATGTTGTTGTTTGGAGGATCTTTTGCTTGGGCTGATGATTATGTTGGCGTGCAAAATTTTGACGTATTTTCATCATTAAGAGGGAAAAATTTAGCGATAACTGTCTGGTATCCAAGTGATAAAAATGGACAGCGGATTCAAGTCGGTAACACTCAAATTTTTAAAGGGGTGTCTGCTATTGAAAACGCTTTACCTACTAAAGGAAGTCATCCGCTTGTTGTTCTATCTCATGGCTCTGGGTCTAACATTCAAAGTATGGCGTGGCTGGCAACAAGTCTCGCAAAAGCAGGGTTTATTGTCGCTGGCCCCAATCATCCAAGGACAACGACAGGCGATTCCACTCCCGAAGATACGCCCAAGTTGTGGGAGCGTACTCATGATCTTTCGACATTAATAAGTTTCCTTACTTCAGATAACAAGTGGCATGAGTATGTTGATGTGAATCGCATTGGCGTTATTGGTTTTTCATTAGGAGGGGCGGCGGCAATGGAAATAGCCGGGGCAAGAGCCGACCTTGATGACTATGTGCATTATTGTGAAAAATTTCCAACAATGGCGGATTGTCATTGGTTTGCTTCTGGTCAAGCCTATATTGATGGACGACCAGTGAAGGTGGATGCTTTTGATTTAAGACAGGTTGATCGAGCCTTGTTTGAGCAGTCAAACCGAGATGTACGTATAAAATCGGCAGTGCTTGTAGACCCTTCTGTTGCAATGGCTTTTAACAAGCAGAGTTTAGAAGATATCCATATTCCTATGACGTTTATTAATTTGGGTCGTCCAGAGACTGTACCTGTCTCAGTGGCTGCCAAGACTCTTGCTAAAGAGGCACCTCAAGGAACAATAGTAAATGTGAATGATGCCGTGCATTTTAGCTTTCTACCTGAATGTCAAAATAGCGCTAAGGCTTTTTTAAAGAAGATAGGAGAAATCGACCCCCTTTGTGAGGATGGTGGAACCCGTGCTCGCTCAGATATTCATGCAGAACTTGAGAGTTTGATCGAAACCTCTTTGCTGCAAACGCTGAAATAAAAGAGCAGTATTGACGGTTTTTATAAAAGACGATGCTGTTTACTGAGTCAGGTTAGATTGATATCAGCATTGCAAGCAAAATCAAACGGCTATTGTATTGATATACGACTGCCAGACCACTTTATTGTTGGTGATGGCTCGCCGCTTTCCTTGGTGGAGAAAGCTCTTAATAGAAAAACTTAGTCAGTCAACGTGAGCTTGAGGGTAATGGTACTTCTAAGCTCACTTTGACATTTCCCATTACCACATTGGAATGGAACTTGAGTATGGTTTTGTCGTCCAAAAATAGCTCTTGGGTAATGATATCGTATCGTTGCATGCTCTTTGCGGCGATCACTAAAATAAAGTCATTGTCTCCGGCAACATAATAACATTGTTGTACTTCAGGGTAGTTTAGGGTTTTTTGTTTGAAGTTATTTATTACCGAACTGCCACCTTGTATTAAGACGACTTCAACAATGACTAATATATGACCGTCTAATTCAACCGGGCTTAGTACCGCAATTTCTTTTTCTATGACTCCTGACTGTCTCAATGTTTTTAATCTTCTTTGCACGGCGGTCGCCGACAAACCAATAAGTTGACCTATTTCTTCTGTTGTTCTTCGGGCATTGGATTGCATTAGTTTTAATAGTTGGTAATCAAAAGAATCCATGGCGCATAAAATCCCCAAAAAATAAAAATATACGCAGTTAATCGGCGTTTAAATGGCCGTTTTTCTGCGAACCGTTCTAAGTGTGCTACTAAAATAGAGAAAAGCCAAATAATGGGGAGTAGATAGATGCTGGTTAAGGATAAAGATGTTTTTTTGGGGATTGGTATGGGGTTAATTGCATCTCTAATTTGGGGCAGTTGGCCTGTTATATCGAAATTGGCTCAAATTCAGAGCGTTACCTCTGTTGAAATTTCTATTTTACGGTTTGGCATTTCCGGTTTGATATTATTACCCGTTTTATTTTATCACTCTGTATCTTGGCGAATATTTTTTACCAAAGGTGTCGCGTTGTCTATTGGTGCGGGTATGCCTTATGTCTTGTTGGCAATGAAAGGTATTTCACTTTCGTCAAGTGCTCATTTTGGCATTATTGCTCCCAGTTGTATGTTGGTTGTATCGACCTTAGGCAGTGTGTGTTTTCTGTCTGAGACCTTGTCTCGTCAACGGCTGGCTGGAGTGTTTGTGGTTGTGCTTGGGGTATTGTTCGTTGGTTGGAACAGCCTTAACAGTATGAGTCCGCAGGTTTTTATAGGGGATTTGATGTTTGTTGGTTGTGGTGTCTTGTGGGCCAGTTTTACTTTATGTTGTAAATATTGGCAGCTTAGTGCTTGGCTAGCGACGTCAATGGTTTCTGTCGTCTCTGGAATAGTGTGTTTACCATTATACGCTTTTAACCACGACTCTTTGTTTACCAATCTTTCGGTTCCTACACTTTTGATGCATGGGACCTTTCAAGGAGTATTGGTGGCTATTTTTGCCCTGTATAGTTATTCGAAAAGTGTTTCTTTATTGGGTGCCGCAAAAGGTTCTGTATTTGCTGCTCTGGTTCCTCCTTTTGCGCTTTGCTTGGGTGTCATGATCTTAAATGAAGTGGTGACTTGGGTGGAAGTCGCAGGTATTGCGTGTGTCGTTTTAGGGATGTTGTTTGCTCTGGGGCTAATTCAGCTTTCTTATAAGAAAA
Protein-coding sequences here:
- a CDS encoding Lrp/AsnC family transcriptional regulator; its protein translation is MDSFDYQLLKLMQSNARRTTEEIGQLIGLSATAVQRRLKTLRQSGVIEKEIAVLSPVELDGHILVIVEVVLIQGGSSVINNFKQKTLNYPEVQQCYYVAGDNDFILVIAAKSMQRYDIITQELFLDDKTILKFHSNVVMGNVKVSLEVPLPSSSR
- the coaBC gene encoding bifunctional phosphopantothenoylcysteine decarboxylase/phosphopantothenate--cysteine ligase CoaBC, which encodes MSNLVQKRILLGITGGIAAYKSIELIRLLTKAGAEVQVVLTDGAKAFVTEMTLQAISGHPVRSTLLDPNAEAGMGHIELAKWADLIVIAPASADFMARYAQGMANDLLTTLCLATESPVLLAPAMNQAMWRHPATQANAALLTERGVLSIGPADGAQACGDIGPGRMSEPSDIFNAISTHFEDTSIAQDLTGQHWVITAGPTMEAIDPVRFISNHSSGKMGYALATAALARGAKVTLVSGPVQLTPPDGANVIAVKSADEMLAACKQSMQPQADVFIGAAAVADFKMKIASEQKMKKQADTEELTLTLVKNPDIIATLAQQKLAKSIVGFAAETQNVIEYAKSKLERKGLDMIIANDVSRADIGFNQDENQVTVITHNKTWSPDKAAKSELASQLVECIQQHIQSPS
- a CDS encoding dienelactone hydrolase family protein; protein product: MKVRTIFFSGLMLLFGGSFAWADDYVGVQNFDVFSSLRGKNLAITVWYPSDKNGQRIQVGNTQIFKGVSAIENALPTKGSHPLVVLSHGSGSNIQSMAWLATSLAKAGFIVAGPNHPRTTTGDSTPEDTPKLWERTHDLSTLISFLTSDNKWHEYVDVNRIGVIGFSLGGAAAMEIAGARADLDDYVHYCEKFPTMADCHWFASGQAYIDGRPVKVDAFDLRQVDRALFEQSNRDVRIKSAVLVDPSVAMAFNKQSLEDIHIPMTFINLGRPETVPVSVAAKTLAKEAPQGTIVNVNDAVHFSFLPECQNSAKAFLKKIGEIDPLCEDGGTRARSDIHAELESLIETSLLQTLK
- a CDS encoding DMT family transporter — translated: MLVKDKDVFLGIGMGLIASLIWGSWPVISKLAQIQSVTSVEISILRFGISGLILLPVLFYHSVSWRIFFTKGVALSIGAGMPYVLLAMKGISLSSSAHFGIIAPSCMLVVSTLGSVCFLSETLSRQRLAGVFVVVLGVLFVGWNSLNSMSPQVFIGDLMFVGCGVLWASFTLCCKYWQLSAWLATSMVSVVSGIVCLPLYAFNHDSLFTNLSVPTLLMHGTFQGVLVAIFALYSYSKSVSLLGAAKGSVFAALVPPFALCLGVMILNEVVTWVEVAGIACVVLGMLFALGLIQLSYKKRLPAGV
- the radC gene encoding DNA repair protein RadC, whose translation is MSIKHWPEQERPREKLIHQGADALSDSELLAIFLRTGTQGMSAVELARQVLSQFGGLRALMSATREEFCQGFGLGDAKYTQLQAVLEMSKRHLQEQLMRETVFSSAEQVRTYLSSQLRHSQREVFAVLFLDTQHRLIRYQELFMGTIDAAAVYPREVVKAALQFNAAAVILAHNHPSGVAEPSQADISITERIKRALDLVDVRLLDHFVVGDGSPVSLAERGLL